In Pleurocapsa sp. PCC 7319, the following are encoded in one genomic region:
- a CDS encoding SPFH domain-containing protein codes for MGQFLTLVLIAFFGSGLAGSVKIVKEKEEYLIESLGSYRKKLEPGLNFVTPFIDKVVYKDTVKEKVLDVPAQSCITRDNVSITVDAVVYWRIMDMYKAFYKVESLRDAMVNMVLTQIRSEMGKLELDQTFTARTEINEILLRELDIATDPWGVKVTRVELRDIMPSKAVQDSMELQMAAERQKRANILTSEGHRDSAINSAQGDAQAKLLEAEADKKASILRAEAEQQAIILKAEGERQEQILKAEATAEAMKIVMDKLKHDPNAREALQFLLAQNYLEMGKEIGNSDSSKVMFMDPRSMISTIEGVQSVISQNVNRNGNQQPFNPVQLDLEKIERDINR; via the coding sequence ATGGGTCAATTTTTAACTTTAGTTTTAATTGCGTTTTTTGGTTCTGGACTTGCAGGTTCAGTCAAAATTGTTAAAGAAAAAGAAGAATATCTAATTGAAAGTTTAGGTAGCTATAGAAAGAAACTAGAACCAGGGCTAAACTTTGTCACTCCTTTTATCGATAAAGTAGTTTACAAGGATACAGTCAAAGAAAAAGTTTTAGATGTTCCTGCCCAATCTTGTATTACTCGCGACAACGTTAGTATCACGGTTGATGCAGTAGTTTACTGGCGCATCATGGATATGTATAAAGCTTTTTACAAAGTAGAAAGTCTGCGTGATGCGATGGTGAATATGGTCTTAACTCAAATTCGCTCAGAAATGGGGAAATTGGAGCTAGATCAAACTTTTACCGCCCGTACTGAAATCAACGAAATTTTATTGAGGGAGCTAGATATTGCCACCGATCCTTGGGGTGTCAAAGTAACTAGGGTAGAACTGAGAGATATTATGCCCTCAAAAGCTGTGCAGGATTCGATGGAATTACAGATGGCAGCGGAAAGGCAAAAACGGGCTAATATTTTAACTTCGGAAGGACATCGCGATTCAGCCATCAACTCGGCTCAAGGGGATGCTCAAGCTAAATTATTAGAAGCTGAAGCCGACAAAAAAGCTTCAATTCTGAGAGCTGAAGCCGAACAGCAAGCAATCATACTCAAAGCAGAAGGCGAACGCCAAGAACAAATCCTCAAAGCCGAAGCTACTGCCGAAGCGATGAAAATTGTAATGGATAAGCTAAAACATGATCCCAATGCTCGCGAAGCTTTACAGTTTCTTTTGGCACAAAACTATTTAGAAATGGGTAAAGAAATTGGTAATAGCGATAGTAGTAAGGTGATGTTTATGGACCCTCGCAGTATGATTTCCACTATCGAAGGAGTACAGTCAGTAATTTCCCAAAATGTTAATCGCAATGGTAATCAACAACCATTTAATCCTGTGCAATTAGATCTCGAAAAAATTGAGCGCGATATTAATCGTTAA
- a CDS encoding FAD-dependent oxidoreductase — protein MENTYEVAIIGGGVCGTALLYTLSNYTNINNIVLIEKESDVALINSAKHSNSQTLHFGDIETNYTLTKATKVNAGASLVKNYLLNKDQKQEIYTKYHKMVLGVGKEQAEKLRDRYQEFKQLFPDLKILDRAEIVKKEPRVLEARRTEEEIIALFTHEGYTVDFKLLSESFLDNSLDISGKDINLMFDTKVTKITRENHSYHIKTKHKSIQAKVVAIAAGAHSLLFAKSLGYGLDYALLSVAGSFYFAPQLLNGKVYTVQRQKLPFAAIHGDPEVHDKAIARFGPTAKVLPMLERHKYSSIIEYFQTAGLSLKAVSSFLKILSDPIIFKYIALNFVYDFPIIGKRLFIKEVRKIIPSIKLEDLTYARGYGGVRPQIVNLNTKALEMGEAKILGDQIIFNITPSPGASTCLQNALEDTERIIDFLDHNYQFDRERFMADLSD, from the coding sequence ATGGAAAACACTTATGAAGTTGCTATAATCGGTGGCGGTGTTTGTGGAACAGCACTACTATATACTTTAAGCAACTATACTAATATTAATAATATTGTTTTAATTGAAAAAGAGTCTGATGTTGCTCTCATTAATTCTGCTAAACATAGTAATAGCCAAACTCTACATTTTGGTGACATTGAGACTAATTACACTTTGACTAAAGCGACCAAGGTTAATGCCGGAGCGAGCTTAGTCAAGAATTATTTGCTAAACAAGGATCAAAAGCAAGAGATTTATACCAAGTACCATAAAATGGTCTTGGGTGTAGGTAAAGAACAAGCTGAAAAACTCAGAGATAGATATCAAGAATTTAAACAACTTTTTCCAGATTTAAAAATACTTGATCGAGCTGAAATAGTAAAAAAAGAACCAAGAGTATTAGAAGCAAGAAGAACAGAAGAAGAAATTATCGCTCTATTTACTCATGAAGGTTATACAGTTGATTTCAAACTTCTGTCTGAATCTTTTTTAGACAATTCTCTTGATATTTCAGGAAAAGATATTAATTTGATGTTTGATACAAAAGTTACGAAGATAACGCGAGAGAACCACTCATATCACATAAAAACTAAACACAAAAGTATTCAGGCAAAGGTAGTGGCGATCGCGGCTGGCGCACACAGTTTATTATTTGCTAAATCTTTAGGTTACGGGTTGGATTATGCTTTACTTAGCGTGGCAGGAAGTTTTTATTTTGCGCCACAGTTGTTAAATGGCAAGGTGTACACGGTGCAGCGTCAAAAATTACCATTTGCTGCCATACATGGCGATCCAGAAGTGCATGATAAGGCGATCGCCCGTTTTGGTCCAACTGCCAAAGTTTTACCAATGCTAGAACGTCATAAGTATTCTAGTATCATCGAATATTTTCAAACTGCCGGGTTAAGTTTGAAAGCAGTGAGTAGCTTTCTTAAAATCCTCTCTGACCCGATCATTTTTAAATATATTGCGCTTAATTTTGTTTATGATTTTCCTATTATTGGTAAGCGATTATTTATCAAAGAAGTGAGAAAAATAATACCCTCAATTAAGTTGGAGGATCTTACCTATGCCAGAGGCTATGGTGGGGTTAGACCACAAATTGTCAATCTGAATACCAAAGCTTTAGAAATGGGAGAAGCGAAAATTTTGGGGGATCAAATTATCTTTAATATCACTCCATCTCCTGGAGCATCTACTTGTTTACAGAATGCCCTAGAAGATACAGAAAGAATCATTGATTTTCTAGACCATAATTATCAGTTTGATCGTGAGCGGTTTATGGCCGATCTGAGTGACTGA
- a CDS encoding NfeD family protein, producing MVNPTLFWIIAGSILCLMEFVFPTAFVSFMMGVAAFLVAAVSLVLPQYTVLMGLWLVFSTGLIILSRRFFTPKRRISITGDDVEATAIGGIPAGSTGRVLYEGNSWRAKCADESRDIAPNEAVYVVRKQGNTLIVLPNQMLDQD from the coding sequence ATGGTTAATCCCACTCTTTTCTGGATAATTGCAGGAAGTATTCTCTGTTTAATGGAATTTGTTTTCCCTACAGCATTTGTTAGTTTTATGATGGGTGTTGCAGCTTTTCTAGTGGCAGCAGTATCTCTAGTTTTGCCACAATATACGGTATTGATGGGTTTGTGGTTGGTTTTTTCTACTGGATTAATTATTCTTTCTCGTCGTTTCTTTACACCCAAGCGCAGAATATCAATTACAGGAGATGATGTAGAAGCCACGGCCATTGGTGGTATTCCAGCAGGAAGTACAGGTAGGGTTCTATATGAAGGTAATTCTTGGCGAGCTAAATGTGCTGATGAATCTAGAGATATTGCCCCTAATGAAGCTGTTTATGTAGTTCGTAAGCAAGGAAATACCTTAATTGTGCTACCCAACCAAATGTTGGATCAAGATTAA
- a CDS encoding VanZ family protein, producing the protein MNRRKSTLAFRKLEGKCFNRVLLTASILFILYVTLFPFDFATRVNPGFDFRLVKPDSLGDWLRNIILFIPFGFGFSYLKFKSKEQEAALLIGVLILSFGLSFLVEILQLFLPERTSMLTDIFANTFGGLVGFLCFRLGRDKITALVARLIFKIQNSLNLSRLIFIFVAYLTLTFLLSGYLQNTTNLSNWNSDFPLLLGNEKTGDRPWQGKVSQLSIATRALSPSEVEYVLSQHNPMTAIQDSLVASYQLRGQGSYSDGKGNLPDLTWRGAPPNSLDGKGILLTSNHWLKTSASPALLTQRISDSSQFTLIARVATNDTSQTGPARIISLSANPLQRNFTLGQEGTNLDFRLRTPLTGNNGSKPSLTIPNIFADTNPHDLIITYDGSIVKISLDDLTRSYSLELHPGSRLFWNFMPPHSNGLSNKLSKIFYYGLIFVPLGFIFGLIVKLSRLRTHHTRLLIFTGLLSSCGIFEVLLSTVSGKFMSLENLLLSLIIMVSGILLTDLIFIPTSSSLRIED; encoded by the coding sequence ATGAATAGACGAAAATCTACATTAGCTTTCCGAAAGCTAGAGGGAAAATGCTTCAACAGGGTACTACTTACGGCTAGTATTCTTTTTATTTTATATGTCACACTTTTCCCTTTCGATTTTGCAACTAGAGTTAACCCTGGGTTTGATTTTAGGCTTGTCAAACCAGATTCTTTAGGTGATTGGCTGAGAAATATAATTTTGTTTATTCCTTTTGGGTTTGGATTTAGTTACCTAAAGTTCAAAAGCAAGGAGCAAGAAGCAGCTTTACTAATAGGAGTCTTAATTCTTAGTTTTGGTTTGTCATTCCTAGTAGAAATACTACAATTATTCTTACCAGAAAGAACCTCTATGCTAACTGACATTTTTGCCAATACTTTTGGTGGTTTAGTAGGTTTTCTCTGCTTTCGTCTAGGGAGGGACAAAATCACTGCTCTAGTTGCTAGATTAATATTTAAAATTCAAAACTCGCTCAATCTTTCGAGGTTAATATTTATATTCGTTGCTTATTTAACATTAACTTTTCTACTGTCAGGCTACTTGCAAAATACTACAAATTTAAGTAATTGGAACTCTGATTTTCCGTTATTGCTAGGTAATGAAAAAACAGGGGATCGTCCTTGGCAAGGAAAGGTTTCTCAGCTTTCTATTGCGACCCGAGCTCTTTCCCCCTCAGAGGTAGAATATGTCTTATCTCAACATAATCCTATGACTGCAATCCAGGATTCTCTGGTAGCTTCATACCAGTTGCGGGGTCAAGGAAGTTACTCCGATGGTAAAGGTAATCTACCAGACTTAACTTGGAGAGGAGCACCACCGAATTCCCTCGATGGTAAGGGTATACTTTTGACTTCTAATCATTGGCTGAAAACTTCAGCTTCACCAGCTTTATTAACCCAGAGAATTAGTGATAGTTCTCAATTCACATTGATCGCTAGGGTTGCTACCAATGATACCAGCCAGACTGGTCCAGCCCGAATTATTTCACTTTCAGCGAATCCCTTACAACGCAATTTTACTCTGGGACAGGAGGGAACTAATCTGGATTTTCGCTTGCGAACTCCTCTGACTGGTAACAATGGCTCTAAACCCTCACTAACTATTCCCAATATTTTTGCAGATACTAACCCTCATGATTTAATTATTACTTACGATGGATCGATTGTTAAAATCTCTCTGGATGATTTGACCCGATCATATTCCCTAGAACTTCATCCTGGATCCCGTCTATTTTGGAATTTTATGCCACCTCACTCTAATGGTTTGAGCAATAAACTCAGTAAAATTTTCTATTATGGACTAATATTTGTTCCATTAGGCTTTATTTTTGGATTAATAGTCAAACTATCGAGACTAAGAACTCACCATACTAGATTGTTGATTTTTACAGGGTTACTATCTTCGTGCGGTATTTTTGAAGTACTTCTAAGTACAGTGAGTGGTAAATTCATGAGTCTAGAAAATTTATTGCTTAGTTTAATAATTATGGTTAGCGGAATCCTGCTAACAGACTTAATATTCATACCTACCTCAAGCTCACTTAGAATTGAGGATTAA
- a CDS encoding DUF3598 family protein encodes MLSQWDCFLKNLGAWHGSFTRFSPQGEEIADTPTLVTLEGLNDNQNVHQVVRYLPPDEPARDVVVDYDSLNRSILFFENGAFSQGSMQWGPYSTFGGEFGLIDNDFGNGDRRLRMVELYNSSSQLERVVLIREKLPDSNIPERPQLKVSSLLGEWQGEAVSMYADLRNPDTFSSYLKIKQKDSNHIEQSLSFGDRTITSSARIEGSRLLFEDSDLPAQILLLPDGASCNCPLKVKLGHNFVLEMGWLLEPTIRQRIIRSYNKKGNWVSCTLVTEKKVK; translated from the coding sequence ATGCTTTCTCAATGGGATTGTTTTCTGAAGAATTTAGGTGCATGGCATGGTTCATTTACTCGTTTTTCGCCTCAAGGAGAAGAAATAGCCGATACTCCGACCTTAGTTACCTTAGAAGGATTGAATGACAATCAAAACGTCCATCAAGTAGTTCGCTATCTACCACCAGATGAACCTGCTCGTGATGTGGTCGTCGATTATGACTCTCTTAATCGTAGTATTCTTTTTTTTGAAAATGGTGCTTTTTCTCAGGGTAGTATGCAATGGGGACCATATAGCACTTTCGGTGGTGAGTTTGGCTTGATTGATAACGATTTTGGTAACGGCGATCGCCGACTACGGATGGTAGAACTTTATAATAGTTCTTCTCAGTTAGAGAGAGTTGTCTTAATTAGAGAAAAACTTCCCGATAGTAATATTCCTGAAAGACCACAATTGAAAGTCTCTAGCTTACTGGGAGAATGGCAGGGAGAAGCGGTTAGTATGTACGCCGATCTAAGAAACCCTGATACTTTTTCTAGCTATCTAAAAATTAAACAGAAAGACAGTAATCACATCGAGCAAAGTTTGTCCTTTGGCGATCGCACTATTACTTCTAGCGCCAGAATAGAGGGTTCAAGATTGTTATTTGAAGATAGTGATTTACCAGCGCAAATTCTCTTATTACCTGATGGAGCATCTTGTAATTGTCCTTTAAAAGTCAAATTGGGTCATAATTTTGTTTTGGAGATGGGATGGCTATTAGAGCCTACGATTAGGCAGAGGATTATCCGCAGCTACAACAAAAAAGGGAATTGGGTTAGCTGTACCTTGGTGACAGAGAAAAAGGTTAAATAA
- a CDS encoding ABC transporter substrate-binding protein, with protein sequence MKNGGRPDRSLLMTPNPSLSIPGTVRQDAETYRDRLGILDFPLKPNGKPMSHLVTVTQAVVFADSPRQQLAKDFLSYLTQPEIIASYLKASGDRNLPVHKSVWQDPYWTNPKNPHLAHAAKILTTEPTRPFYIAQNPAYSIVLQENIWGQALNRIAIDNLSPEQAADEAISKIKEIFNQWDGGDK encoded by the coding sequence TTGAAGAATGGAGGTAGACCTGATCGATCGCTCTTGATGACTCCTAATCCATCCCTATCGATTCCTGGTACTGTGCGTCAAGATGCAGAAACCTATCGCGATCGCTTGGGAATTTTAGATTTTCCTCTTAAGCCCAATGGCAAGCCCATGAGCCATTTAGTTACAGTGACTCAGGCGGTAGTATTTGCCGATTCTCCCCGACAGCAATTAGCAAAAGACTTTCTCTCTTATTTAACTCAACCCGAAATTATTGCTAGTTATCTAAAAGCTTCAGGCGATCGCAATTTACCAGTCCATAAATCAGTATGGCAAGATCCATACTGGACTAATCCCAAAAATCCTCATCTGGCTCATGCTGCGAAGATATTAACCACAGAACCAACTCGTCCTTTTTACATAGCTCAAAATCCTGCTTACTCAATAGTTTTACAAGAAAATATTTGGGGTCAAGCTCTCAATCGAATAGCGATTGACAATCTATCTCCCGAACAAGCAGCAGACGAAGCCATTAGCAAAATCAAAGAGATTTTTAATCAATGGGATGGTGGGGATAAATAG
- a CDS encoding ABC transporter substrate-binding protein has protein sequence MGSNFRLRFKVRYWSLVIAIAIIFISIACSNFLQNNSSVTTKSAQETTELNIWWEQGFNLEEDEALRTVVNNWQEQTGNKAKLSFFTLDELTAKVERAVKVGHTPDIMMNLKAERILYPRLAWQGELEDVADIIEPIKDAYSDNTLRAITYYNASENKRSYYGVPLDQATMFIYYWQKLLASVSLDSRDIPQDWDGFWQFWLQAQEKLKTEQNQEIFGLGLTLSDNKSTNDTHNLFEQVLEAYDVDLFNEQEKLDLDNPKVRQGIIDCLNWYVQLYKLGCIPPDAAKWSNIDNNRNLLNKLVLMTPNNTLSIPATVRQDPETYYNQLGILEFPHKPSGEPMRYLIFVRQAVIFKNSTHKFLAKDFLRYLIQPEVTISFLKATGNRYQPVQTAILSDPFWQDTSDPYIATATKILTAGHTRLSYIVSHPAYSQVLAENIWGQALTQVTVEQINPEIAADEAIERIREIFEEWR, from the coding sequence ATGGGGAGCAACTTTCGTTTACGCTTCAAAGTGAGATATTGGTCGCTCGTTATAGCGATCGCGATTATTTTTATCTCCATAGCTTGCTCGAATTTTCTTCAAAACAATTCTTCTGTAACTACTAAATCAGCACAAGAAACAACTGAACTTAATATCTGGTGGGAACAGGGTTTTAATCTCGAAGAAGATGAAGCTCTTAGGACTGTAGTCAATAACTGGCAAGAACAAACTGGCAACAAAGCTAAGTTGTCTTTTTTTACTCTTGACGAGTTGACAGCCAAAGTAGAAAGAGCGGTTAAAGTGGGACATACTCCAGACATAATGATGAACCTAAAAGCAGAGAGGATTCTCTATCCGCGTTTAGCTTGGCAAGGAGAACTAGAGGATGTTGCCGATATTATCGAGCCAATAAAAGATGCTTATTCCGATAACACTCTGAGAGCAATTACCTATTACAATGCTAGTGAGAATAAACGTAGCTATTATGGAGTTCCTCTCGATCAAGCTACGATGTTTATTTATTACTGGCAGAAGCTATTAGCTTCAGTTAGTTTAGACTCGAGAGATATTCCCCAAGATTGGGATGGTTTTTGGCAGTTTTGGCTGCAAGCGCAGGAAAAACTCAAAACAGAGCAAAATCAAGAAATTTTCGGTTTGGGATTAACCCTTTCCGATAATAAAAGTACAAACGATACTCATAATCTCTTCGAGCAAGTTTTAGAAGCATATGATGTTGATTTATTTAATGAGCAAGAGAAGTTAGATCTGGATAACCCAAAAGTGCGTCAGGGAATTATTGACTGTCTCAATTGGTATGTTCAACTGTATAAGCTAGGTTGTATTCCACCAGATGCAGCGAAATGGTCGAATATTGATAATAACCGCAATTTACTTAACAAATTGGTGTTGATGACCCCCAACAACACTTTGTCTATTCCTGCAACTGTGCGTCAAGATCCGGAAACTTATTACAATCAACTGGGAATCCTTGAATTCCCTCATAAACCTAGTGGGGAACCAATGCGCTATTTAATTTTTGTGAGACAAGCAGTTATTTTTAAAAATTCAACTCACAAATTTTTAGCCAAAGACTTTTTACGTTATTTAATCCAGCCAGAAGTTACCATCAGTTTTCTTAAAGCCACTGGAAATAGGTATCAGCCAGTACAAACCGCTATCTTGTCTGACCCTTTTTGGCAAGATACTTCAGATCCCTATATTGCTACTGCTACCAAAATATTAACCGCAGGACATACACGTTTATCTTATATCGTTTCTCATCCAGCTTATAGCCAAGTTTTGGCAGAAAATATCTGGGGTCAAGCTCTGACTCAAGTAACTGTTGAACAAATCAATCCCGAAATAGCAGCAGACGAAGCTATAGAAAGGATTAGAGAGATTTTTGAAGAATGGAGGTAG